In the genome of Plasmodium yoelii strain 17X genome assembly, chromosome: 14, one region contains:
- a CDS encoding 26s protease regulatory subunit s10b, with product MDNKESIRLYVKKVIEHREIESKVKKLRLDIKELNKKYEKTEDNLKALQSVGQIIGQVLKQLEDDKFIVKASSGPRYVVGCKSKINKSKLEIGTRVSLDMTTLTVMKRLPCEVDPLVFNMISDIDKGENSTNKVNYNQIGGLSEQIRQMREVVELPILNPFLFKRVGIKTPKGVLLYGPPGTGKTLLARAMASNINCNFMRIVVSSIVDKYIGESARIIREMFTYAKEHQPCIIFMDEIDAIGGRRFSQGTSADREIQRTLMELLNHLDGFEELGNVKIIMATNRPDVLDPALVRPGRLDRKIEIPLPNETARIEILKIHANKMTKMGDIDYESVCRLCEGFNGADLRNVCTEAGMFAIRAMRDYVIEEDFYKAARKINEAKKLEGKLEYEKI from the coding sequence ATGGATAATAAAGAGAGCATAAGATTGTATGTGAAAAAAGTAATAGAACATAGAGAAATAGAAAgtaaagtaaaaaaattaagattAGATATAAAAGaattgaataaaaaatatgaaaaaacaGAAGATAATTTAAAAGCCTTACAAAGTGTAGGGCAAATAATAGGACAAGTGTTAAAACAATTAGAAGATGATAAGTTTATTGTGAAAGCATCAAGTGGACCCAGATATGTAGTAGGGTgtaaatcaaaaataaataaaagtaaattAGAAATTGGTACAAGAGTATCACTAGATATGACAACATTAACAGTAATGAAAAGATTACCATGTGAAGTAGATCCATTAGTATTTAATATGATAAGTGATATAGATAAGGGTGAGAATAGTACAAATAAAGTAAATTATAATCAAATAGGTGGATTAAGTGAACAAATAAGGCAAATGAGAGAGGTAGTTGAATTACCAATATTAAatccatttttattcaaaagAGTAGGAATTAAAACTCCTAAAGGtgttttattatatggtCCACCAGGAACAGGAAAAACATTATTAGCAAGAGCTATGGCTTCTAATATTAATTGTAATTTTATGAGAATAGTTGTTTCATCTATCGTTGATAAATACATTGGTGAAAGTGCTAGAATTATCAGAGAAATGTTTACATATGCTAAAGAGCACCAACCATGCATTATATTTATGGATGAAATTGATGCCATTGGTGGACGAAGATTTTCTCAAGGTACTTCTGCTGATAGAGAAATTCAGAGAACACTTATGGAGTTATTAAATCATTTAGATGGTTTTGAAGAGTTGGGAaatgttaaaattattatggcTACTAATAGACCTGATGTATTAGATCCTGCTTTGGTTAGACCTGGAAGATTAGATAGAAAAATTGAAATTCCTTTACCAAATGAAACAGCAAGAATtgaaattttgaaaatacaTGCAAATAAAATGACTAAAATGGGGGATATAGATTATGAGTCTGTTTGCCGATTATGTGAAGGTTTTAACGGAGCGGATTTAAGGAATGTATGTACTGAAGCAGGAATGTTTGCTATCAGGGCTATGCGTGATTATGTTATTGAGGAAGATTTTTATAAAGCTGCTCGAAAAATTAACGAAGCCAAAAAATTAGAAGGGAAGCtagaatatgaaaaaatataa
- a CDS encoding SAM dependent methyltransferase, putative, whose product MYSIRYNKLFIYNKFKANALNFNIIKRQISDICETKIIPINKSKEYDKFKIYRNNIYNDIYENQIIQGVKVHNLDPHGYGEIALYVTKHYFLLFLKFFLLIPDEQVNLKVLDINKKKKKITFQVLCKNKKSKYEIIPECEHFSKCGGCMYQHINYDFERKLKKNLLISLCIKYKIDILISDKNYLQNDHHFVKENEKINEDFVTISEIKQEYMSNDLDNEQGEENSLSNKSPIAKNDNDSYIYYNSNTGDSDMCENNNNQININHGHTKIYDIIHSDCYHYRNKSTFHFSVTDKLSIGFYKRHSYEICDINECYIQDKQIQKIYEDIKNEIIDNFKKNNIYIVNKINNNGYLKSVDIKYSVCNSENQILINFIGCTLTNEAKKNMINIANNIAIKNKSIKGILYNVETNKLKQIKKEITLFGQNYIYHTYNNYTYKLGANTFFQPNQYLNECIIQIVFKLIQNYKINSQTQCVFDLFCGIGFYSLPLSSIFNHVISVDYSIENIKNLEENIKLNNIQNIKPIHINLFNPNDLKQINLHIRRYIVNIIKNKNHPLYNNIKTKIDAQYVSIDSENEFMENIQKSNSPYTSLPNFVYQTLIEWKSKELNKNTANDIGKNFYKNLSNVTSQNLKDINPDTLSSNEISNGNISSNDFVISIPDLIIINPPRKGCEKLFRRWLRGLCPRFIIYISCNVNSQLRDINHLISLGYILKEIIPIDTFPRTQHFELIALLEFDYNKKVDNEKKNIMELELHEIKKKKS is encoded by the exons ATGTATAGTATACGTTATAACaaactttttatttataataagtTTAAAGCTAATGCACTtaatttcaatattattaaaagacAAATCAGTGATATATGtgaaacaaaaataataccaattaataaaagtaaagaatatgacaaatttaaaatatatagaaataacatatataacGACATATATGAAAATCAAATTATTCAAGGTGTAAAG GTACATAATCTTGACCCACATGGATATGGTGAAATAGCTCTATATGTCACTAAACATTATTTCTTACTTTTTCtaaagttttttttattaatacctGATGAGCAGGTTAATTTAAAAGTATTggatataaacaaaaaaaaaaaaaaaataacgtTCCAAGTTCTttgcaaaaataaaaaaagtaaatatgaaataatacCTGAATGCGAACACTTTTCTAAATGTGGAGGGTGTATGTATCAGCACATTAATTATGACTTTGAAagaaaattgaaaaaaaatttattgattagtttatgcataaaatataagatagatatattaattagtgacaaaaattatttgcaAAATGATCATCATTTCgttaaagaaaatgaaaaaatcaATGAAGACTTTGTTACAATTTCAGAAATAAAACAAGAGTATATGTCTAATGATTTGGACAATGAACAAGGAGAAGAAAATTCTCTTAGTAATAAATCCCCAATAGCCAAAAATGATAACGActcatatatatactataataGTAATACTGGTGATTCCGATATgtgtgaaaataataataaccaGATTAATATAAATCACGGACATAccaaaatatatgatattaTACACTCAGATTGTTATCATTACAGAAATAAATCGACATTTCATTTTTCAGTTACTGATAAATTATCAATAGGTTTTTATAAGAGACATAGTTATGAAATTTGTGATATAAATGAATGTTATATTCAAGATAAACAAATACAAAAGATATATGAAGATATTAAAAACGAAATTattgataattttaaaaaaaataatatatatatagttaacaaaataaataataatggatATTTAAAATCTGTCGATATAAAATATAGTGTATGTAATTCTGAAAatcaaattttaataaattttattggATGCACATTAACCAATgaagcaaaaaaaaacatgattAATATTGCAAATAATATAgctataaaaaacaaatcaATTAAAGGTATACTATACAATGTAGAAactaataaattaaaacaaataaaaaaggaaattacattatttggacaaaattatatttatcatacatataataattatacgTATAAATTAGGAGctaatacattttttcaaCCAAATCAGTATTTAAATGAATGTATTAttcaaattgtttttaaattaattcaaaattataaaataaattctcAGACACAATGTGTATTTGACTTATTTTGTGGTATAGGTTTTTACTCCTTACCACTTTCAAGCATATTTAATCATGTTATTAGTGTCGATTATTCTATTgagaatattaaaaatttagaagaaaatatcaaattaaataatatacaaaatataaagcCTATTCATATTAATCTATTTAATCCTAATgatttaaaacaaataaatttacATATACGACGATATATAGTTAATAtcatcaaaaataaaaaccaCCCCCTTTATAACAATATCAAGACCAAAATTGATGCTCAATACGTTTCTATCGATAGTGAAAATGAATTCATGGAAAATATACAG AAATCAAATTCCCCTTATACTAGTTTACCAAATTTTGTTTATCAAACTTTAATAGAATGGAAATCGAaagaattaaacaaaaataccGCTAACGATATTGGTAAAAACTTCTACAAAAATTTAAGTAATGTAACTTctcaaaatttaaaagaCATAAATCCTGATACATTGTCTTCAAATGAAATAAGTAATGGGAATATATCATCAAATG ATTTTGTTATATCAATTCCTGatcttattattattaacccCCCTCGAAAAGGATGTGAAAAG TTATTCAGAAGATGGCTACGAGGACTATGCCCcagatttattatttacatatcATGTAATGTAAATAGCCAACTAAGGGATATTAACCATTTAATAAGTTTGGG CTATATattaaaggaaattattCCTATTGATACATTTCCAAGAACACAACACTTTGAGCTAATTGCATTATTAGAATTTGATTATAATAAG AAAGTTGACAatgaaaaaaagaatataatgGAACTTGAATTacatgaaattaaaaaaaaaaaaagttag